The Synechococcus sp. CC9605 sequence CGTGACTGGACTGAACGTAAAAGCATTATATGGGGTAAGAATGTTACCGGTCATGCAAGGGAATATGATTACAAAGAGGGAACGGGATTTGCCCAAATGTATGGATATGATGGTCAACCTATGAATACATCTGCCAACTTTGGCCCTCCATTTTATCCCTTGGAATATATTTTGCGCGATGCTACAGGACCCAACGGTAAATACCATGGAGGTGTCGGCAAAAATCTATCCACGATCTTGGATTATCCTTTCCTCACCGGTCGCTCTACACAAGATTCTGCATTAGTTGGTGAGCTGATAATCAAAGTCTTGGAGCAGGGTTTGAAACGCTTCGGCTGGTAACTCAAGACAATGGCGCCTTACAGGGCGCCTCATCGCTCACCCCATTCTTATTTCACTATGAAAGGCCATGAGGCAATCCTGAGGCAATTTCTTGCCAACGGAATGGACCATATGTTTGGAAATCCTGGGACAGTTGAGCAGGGATTTCTTGATGCTCTGGCTGATGTGCCAGAGATGAAATACATTCTCACCTTGCAAGAGTCTATTGCTGTGCTGTGTGCAGATGGATATGCGAGGGCACGATTGAAACCTGCTCTTGTTCAGATTCACAGTTCACCTGGACTAGGGAACGCCATTGGTAATCTTTATCAAGCCATGCGTGGGCAGGCTCCACTCGTTGTTATTGGGGGAGATGCTGGTATTAAATATCAAGCGATGGATGCCCAGATGGCTGCAGATCTGGTTGCAATGGCAGAGCCAGTGACAAAGTGGTCTGCAATGGTTCAACATCCATCCAGTCTTTTGAGGATGGTTCGCCGTGCTATCAAGGTTGCAGCAACACCTCCCTGTGGACCTGTTTATCTTTGCCTCCCTGAAGACATTCTGGATGCTGAAATTACGGAGAAAATAATCCCCGCTCATATCCCAAGCCTTGAAACATGTCCAGGCTCGCTGGATTTGGACCGTATGGTTTCTGCAATTCAGTCAGCACAGAACCCCATTATTTTGGTTGGCGATGGTGTGGCCTGGACCGGAGGTGTTGAAAAAATTGTTGATCTTGCAGAAACACTCGGCGCCAAGGTTTATTCGGCAGATGGTGGTGAAATTAATTTTCCTGATGACCACCTATTAAATTATGGAAGCACTGGGCATATGTTTGGTGATCAGAGTCTTCCGATCATGCAATCATGTGATTTATGTCTTACTTTGGGCTGTTATTTACTGCCCGAAGTTTTTCCTCATCTCGGTGACATTTTCAATGAGGATGCCACGATTATTCATGTGGATACCAACGTTGATAACATCGCTAAAAACCATAGGGTAGATATATCTTATGTGGCTGAACCCCATTCTGTCGTTACAGGGTTATTGCCCATTCTTAAATCACTCTCGTCTAGCTGGCACAACGCAGCTCAACAAAGACGATCAAAGCTCGAGTCAGAATCACCTGTAGTTCATAACAACGTAGATCAAAATTATCAAGTTGAACCTCCGTATCCATCTGAGGCCTATGACGGTATCAATCGTTCCATGCGTTCCGGATACTTTATTAAAACATTGGCAGATAAGCTTCCAAAGGAAACTATTATATTTGATGAAGCCTTAACCAATTCACCTCCGGTGAATCGCTACCTTCCTGGCCAAAAACCCGGTGATCGTATGTTGACGCGTGGGGGTTCCCTCGGTACAGGATTTCCAGGCGCCATTGGCGCAAAAATAGCCTACCCCGATCGATGTGTTATTGGCTTTTCCGGTGATGGGGGGAGTATGTACACCATTCAGTGTTTGTGGACTGCAGTAAGGCATAATGTTGCAGCAAAATTTATTGTTTGTCAAAATCGATCATACAAACTTCTTCAGTCCAATATCTCAAAATTCTGGCAAGAACGTGGAATTGAAGGTAGAGAGTTTCCAGTACCCTTTGATTTATCAAAACCTGAAATTTGCTTCAGTGTGATAGCTAATAGTTTTGGTGTGAGTGGAGAACGTGTTGTTAGGCCAGATCAAGTTGGAGAAGCAATTGATAGGATGCTCAACCATGATGGTCCCTACCTAATTAATCTAGTTCTCGATGGAGATATCAGACCTGATTTGATTGGCGTACGCTGCGGTCAGTGATTTAATCAAACCAATGACGGAGTCATACGAACCCATATGACCCCACACTATTCATTAACTTAAGAGTTAACCCTAAATCTTTATTTGGCTGCTTATTATTTTTCCGTTTGTGTCACGAAATAGTTTTGCACACCTACAGGCTCACCCTTCCAACCTGTGTGTCGTAGCCATTTCTCGAAATCCATCACCTCTGGATTTATAGATTTAATAAATTCATAGTCTCGATCAATTCCATAATCCCGTATAAATTCAA is a genomic window containing:
- a CDS encoding thiamine pyrophosphate-binding protein; this encodes MAPYRAPHRSPHSYFTMKGHEAILRQFLANGMDHMFGNPGTVEQGFLDALADVPEMKYILTLQESIAVLCADGYARARLKPALVQIHSSPGLGNAIGNLYQAMRGQAPLVVIGGDAGIKYQAMDAQMAADLVAMAEPVTKWSAMVQHPSSLLRMVRRAIKVAATPPCGPVYLCLPEDILDAEITEKIIPAHIPSLETCPGSLDLDRMVSAIQSAQNPIILVGDGVAWTGGVEKIVDLAETLGAKVYSADGGEINFPDDHLLNYGSTGHMFGDQSLPIMQSCDLCLTLGCYLLPEVFPHLGDIFNEDATIIHVDTNVDNIAKNHRVDISYVAEPHSVVTGLLPILKSLSSSWHNAAQQRRSKLESESPVVHNNVDQNYQVEPPYPSEAYDGINRSMRSGYFIKTLADKLPKETIIFDEALTNSPPVNRYLPGQKPGDRMLTRGGSLGTGFPGAIGAKIAYPDRCVIGFSGDGGSMYTIQCLWTAVRHNVAAKFIVCQNRSYKLLQSNISKFWQERGIEGREFPVPFDLSKPEICFSVIANSFGVSGERVVRPDQVGEAIDRMLNHDGPYLINLVLDGDIRPDLIGVRCGQ